The Bacteroidota bacterium genome contains a region encoding:
- a CDS encoding mechanosensitive ion channel encodes MISKIIDSLNVDLKIVIIIAFILIVTLIINRLIRWLINRSYKRESRKFKVDPTSFKFFKNAASLIIWTIAIGVVIYTVPKFKALALTLFASAGIMVVILGLAAQQAFSNIISGIFIVIFKPFRVDDLISVGENQRGKVEDIPLRHTVIRNFENKSIIIPNSIISSETVIND; translated from the coding sequence ATGATTTCAAAAATAATTGATAGTTTAAATGTTGATTTGAAGATAGTCATAATTATTGCCTTCATTTTAATTGTTACACTCATTATAAACAGGCTTATTAGATGGCTTATTAATAGATCTTATAAAAGGGAATCCAGAAAATTTAAAGTAGACCCAACAAGTTTTAAGTTTTTTAAAAATGCAGCTTCCCTAATTATCTGGACAATTGCAATTGGTGTGGTAATTTATACAGTGCCCAAATTCAAAGCTCTTGCATTAACCTTATTTGCAAGTGCAGGTATCATGGTTGTTATTCTGGGTTTGGCAGCACAACAGGCTTTTTCAAATATTATTAGTGGAATATTTATCGTGATATTTAAACCTTTTCGTGTTGATGACTTAATTTCAGTTGGAGAAAATCAAAGAGGAAAGGTTGAGGACATTCCTTTACGTCATACTGTAATTCGAAATTTTGAAAACAAAAGTATCATTATCCCAAATTCAATTATTAGTTCAGAAACAGTCATTAATGACA